GCGGGTAAATATAGCTAGCGGCTAGTAAATAAATATATGCTTGTCGGCGATCGAAGTCAGATTTTCCAGTTTTAAAGTCTACTATATGTAATGTTCCATCTTCTTCTTGCAAAACACAGTCCATCGCAGCATATAGTTTAAATGTATTATTTCCTTGCTGAATTAAAATCGGTTCTGGAAACCCCTCGTCGCCTCGACTGAGTTTAATAATTTTCTTACTAGCTAGAAACTGATTGTGATGATAATTTTCTAGGATTTGAAGAACTTTTATCCGAACTGAATCTACTTCTTGACTCAACTGCAAAATTTCTGCTGTTTGAGCGATCGCATCTTTTCCGTCTGCGATTAAAGAGGTTTGATAAAACTCATAAATTCCTCTTTGTGCCAAAATTCCAATTCGCTGATGTATATTATCTTTTTGTAATAGTTCTGCAACTTGCGGCTCCCGCCTTCTTGCTTTAGTAAAACCCCTTTTCATATCGCAGTGTAGATGCTCTAAACCGACTGCTGGCGAAAATAAAGACAGTAAATTATAACTAGCAAATTCCCAAATCTTTGGCATAGTTTAATTTCTCATATTGTAATCAATGAGACACACCTTTATATAGCTAAAATGCTGTACACTGAAGGAAATTGATTTACATGACCATATTGACCATTTTAATCAACTTTGTCAAGATATATATGTAAGGGAAGAAAAAAATGAGTCAAAGTTTTGGTAAAGTTATTCGTCAAGCTCGTAAGGCAAGAGAGTTTAGTCAGCGCGAGTTAGCCAAGTTAATCGGGGTAGATTACACTTACTTATCGAAACTAGAGAACGACCATGCTGGCTATCCTCCTAGCGAAGATGTCATTCACAAACTATCTTTGCATTTGGACTTGCCAGAAGCAGAACTGAGACATCTAGCTGGTCGCATTACACCAGATGACACAAAAGTTTTTGAAGAACTGGTTAGAAAGTACAAACAAATGCCTGTCTTGTTACGCCGAATGCGAGACGAACCTGAATTTGCTCAGAAATTATTGAGAGATACAACCAACCGAGATTAGGAGAAATCAAATTGAAGGTTATTAAACCCTATCAGTCCATGTCCAAAAAGGAAATCGAGCATCGAGCATTGGATGTACTTCAGCGCGTGCAAGCAAAGCGTAAACGTCCTTTAAAATTTCCACTCGATGCAGGACACTTAGCTGAATCTCTTGGTTTAGACATGGATTGTGGGAAAATAGCACCAGATGAGCAAGGTGCGATCGCGGCTATGATTTTACCTACAGAACGTAAAATTATAATGAATGAAAGTAGTCTAAATTTGCCTAAAGGATTTGAAGAATCTTCAATTGCTCACGAAATTGGACATTGGGAACTTCACATTGACAAAAATGCAATTTCTAAATTTGTAGAACTGCAAAATTCTGGTTTGGAAACCGCTGTTGAGCCTTTTCTCTGCCGTAATGTTAACGCGCAGCAAGGAATTGAAAAGCAAGCACAGTATTTTGCTAGTTGCTTGTTAATGCCTCAATTTAAGATAGAAGACGTAAAACGGGGACGCGATTTAACTAAATGGAAACATCTTTATGCGATGAAAGATGAGCTTGGTGTCACAATTTCTAATTTGACACATCGCCTACAAGACCTTGGTTTAATTTATATTCCCAAAGATTCCAAGCAAATTTATCTTGGTAAAGCTGGATCGTAATTTATTATTCATTTATTTTTATTAAAAAGCGAACTATTCTTGCTTATACTTAAGTTAAAGAATATGCTAGTTATTTCGTAAATTGCTATTAATATCACGCGACTTGTTTAATCCAAATTGCTAATCCACCACCGCGACCGCGGGCTGCAATATAATCTTCAGTTATTAAGAAAAAGGCAAAAAAGGGCAGTTTAGAAATAGGTTGTTCCTCAAAAGTTCCGGCTCTTTTACCACTATTAAACTTTCCCTGATAAACTGTGCGATTAAATAAACACAGTTGCATTTGGGTGAAGTCAAAAGCAAGTAAATTTTTCTTACCTAAGTACCGCGCTGGACCAGTCAGTTTGAATAGTAACGAACCGAATTGAATTTGATTGCCAATTTCTAGCCGTTCTCTTGAGTGAAAGGAAATCTGTGCTGGCGCAATTTGAGGAATGTAAAAGCCATTTCCTTGAGCCACACCATTTTGTAATTTGGCGTTACGTGGTGCTGTGAAGTAAAGTCGCCAATCGCCCAAGAGAGATTCGAGGGGGTATACTAAGCGTTGTTGTTTGGCTGCTCTTTCAGCTTGTAATAAGGCGCTAACAACTACTTTAGCAGTAGGGCGATGGTTGCGAAGCAAACCGCCTTCGGCATCGCGATTTCCCGCTCGAGCAGCGATCGCCACTTTTGACAGGATCTCAAGATAATCGGGTACAGTTGTAGAGAGTTCGCCCATCATGTGTTTTAAGCTTAGCTCTATTGGCTTGAAGATTACAATATACAATTTGAAAAATTATATCAATATTTATGAAAAATATTAAATGTAGGCGATCGCAAATGAAGATAAAATTTTGCCAAAAGTCTCAAATATTGAAAACTTGTCTGTTACTGTCATTTCTTGGAATTGCGATCGAGATTTCTAATGGCAGAGTATATGCTAATAACTTGTCTGGCAATTTAACTGTAGAAATCAATGGTTTTAGAAACCGTGAAGGGCAAGCTTGCGTCAGTCTGTTTGCCAGCAGTCAAGGTTTTCCTAATAATAGAAAAAATGTCGTACAGCGTCAGTGTAATAAGATTACTTCTGTTCCCCTGATAGTCAATTTTAGGAATCTCAAAGCTGGAAATTACGCTGTTGCTATTATTCACGATACTAATGGAGATGGTACGCTCAACCGCAACGATTTAGGAATGCCAATTGAGGGATATGGATTTTCAAGAAATCCAGAAATTCGTACAGCCGCACCTAAGTTTAATGATGCAGCTGTTTTAATTGCTGGTCCAAATACAAGCGTGCAGGTTCAGTTGAAGTATTTGGATTGAACTAAATTGAATTATGCGATCGCAGCGACTCGTTCCAACAATCCCTGAAACAATTTCAAACCATCCGTTCCGCCTAAAATTGGATCGGAAGCACGTTCGGGATGCGGCATCATACCTAAGACGTTACCCTGACGGTTACAAATTCCCGCAATGTTGTTAACAGAGCCGTTGGGATTGTCGCCGGCATAGCGAAACAGAACTTGATTATTTGCCTCAATTTCCGCTAAAGTCTTTTTATCAGCATAAAATCGCCCTTCTCCGTGCGCGATGGGAATAGTCACAACTTCCCCGACTGAGTAGGCTTGCGTCCAGGGTGAATCGTTACGCTCTACTTTTAATTCCACGCGATCGCAAATGAAATGTAAATCGCGATTTCGGACTAAAGCACCAGGTAACAAACCCGCTTCAGTCAAAATCTGAAA
This window of the Chroococcidiopsis thermalis PCC 7203 genome carries:
- the purQ gene encoding phosphoribosylformylglycinamidine synthase subunit PurQ: MKFGIVVFPGSNCDRDVAYVTRDILKQPTRMVWHEDTDLTDLDVVVVPGGFSYGDYLRCGAIARFSPVMQQAIAHAQQGKFVLGICNGFQILTEAGLLPGALVRNRDLHFICDRVELKVERNDSPWTQAYSVGEVVTIPIAHGEGRFYADKKTLAEIEANNQVLFRYAGDNPNGSVNNIAGICNRQGNVLGMMPHPERASDPILGGTDGLKLFQGLLERVAAIA
- a CDS encoding helix-turn-helix domain-containing protein, which encodes MSQSFGKVIRQARKAREFSQRELAKLIGVDYTYLSKLENDHAGYPPSEDVIHKLSLHLDLPEAELRHLAGRITPDDTKVFEELVRKYKQMPVLLRRMRDEPEFAQKLLRDTTNRD
- a CDS encoding DUF2141 domain-containing protein, which encodes MKIKFCQKSQILKTCLLLSFLGIAIEISNGRVYANNLSGNLTVEINGFRNREGQACVSLFASSQGFPNNRKNVVQRQCNKITSVPLIVNFRNLKAGNYAVAIIHDTNGDGTLNRNDLGMPIEGYGFSRNPEIRTAAPKFNDAAVLIAGPNTSVQVQLKYLD
- a CDS encoding PD-(D/E)XK nuclease family protein; translation: MPKIWEFASYNLLSLFSPAVGLEHLHCDMKRGFTKARRREPQVAELLQKDNIHQRIGILAQRGIYEFYQTSLIADGKDAIAQTAEILQLSQEVDSVRIKVLQILENYHHNQFLASKKIIKLSRGDEGFPEPILIQQGNNTFKLYAAMDCVLQEEDGTLHIVDFKTGKSDFDRRQAYIYLLAASYIYPQQKAVASFYNLETCQQSERIIASSSILKSFQVELSSLSQRHQKDLYRYRRNFDDFNRIFPPNPGVSCRYCAFNSICKFAMTEATA
- a CDS encoding ImmA/IrrE family metallo-endopeptidase, with amino-acid sequence MKVIKPYQSMSKKEIEHRALDVLQRVQAKRKRPLKFPLDAGHLAESLGLDMDCGKIAPDEQGAIAAMILPTERKIIMNESSLNLPKGFEESSIAHEIGHWELHIDKNAISKFVELQNSGLETAVEPFLCRNVNAQQGIEKQAQYFASCLLMPQFKIEDVKRGRDLTKWKHLYAMKDELGVTISNLTHRLQDLGLIYIPKDSKQIYLGKAGS